From one Luteolibacter sp. SL250 genomic stretch:
- a CDS encoding 2-dehydropantoate 2-reductase, with the protein MAWNFKSVAIIGSGAIGLYYGGRLAQAGENVKFLLRSDYDEISANGLKVESCDGDFDLPKVQAFHTPEEIGPVDLVIVCWKATANASLPDVLPPLLHCATEVLTLQNGLGNCESIAGIVGPERVLGGLCFVCINRLSPGLVSHTAGGKIVVGEYAEGAEGRAAEIAHRFKAAGIPCSAADNLQRAQWEKLIWNVPFNGLSVAEGGVTTDILLADPAIEDRIRAIMHEVVAAANAQGLGVEESWIEWNIERTRPMGPYRPSTMIDFVEGRELELGPIWEEPIRRAEEAGVAVPEMRRLLSDMRHRVAERDARQ; encoded by the coding sequence ATGGCATGGAATTTCAAAAGCGTGGCGATCATCGGCTCAGGCGCCATCGGCTTGTATTACGGCGGACGGTTGGCGCAAGCGGGGGAGAATGTGAAGTTCCTCCTCCGCTCGGACTACGATGAAATTTCAGCGAACGGTCTGAAGGTCGAAAGTTGCGACGGAGACTTTGATCTCCCCAAGGTGCAGGCCTTCCACACACCAGAAGAGATCGGGCCGGTGGACCTCGTCATTGTCTGTTGGAAGGCGACGGCGAATGCCAGCCTGCCGGACGTGCTGCCGCCGCTCCTGCATTGCGCCACCGAAGTCCTGACGCTCCAGAACGGCTTGGGGAACTGCGAGTCCATCGCGGGAATCGTCGGCCCGGAGCGGGTGCTCGGCGGACTTTGCTTCGTCTGCATCAACCGGCTTTCACCTGGATTGGTGAGCCACACCGCGGGCGGCAAGATCGTGGTGGGGGAATATGCGGAGGGGGCTGAGGGGAGGGCTGCGGAAATCGCCCATCGCTTCAAGGCAGCGGGCATTCCCTGCTCCGCGGCGGACAACCTCCAGCGCGCGCAGTGGGAGAAGCTCATCTGGAATGTGCCGTTCAACGGCCTCTCCGTCGCGGAAGGTGGCGTCACCACCGATATTCTGTTGGCGGACCCGGCCATCGAGGACCGCATCCGTGCGATCATGCACGAAGTCGTGGCCGCCGCGAACGCACAGGGCCTGGGCGTGGAGGAATCCTGGATCGAGTGGAACATCGAACGCACCCGGCCGATGGGGCCCTACAGACCATCGACCATGATCGACTTCGTCGAAGGTCGTGAACTGGAGCTGGGCCCCATATGGGAGGAGCCTATCCGCCGTGCTGAGGAGGCAGGTGTTGCGGTTCCGGAAATGAGGCGACTGCTGTCCGACATGAGACATCGTGTGGCTGAAAGGGACGCGCGGCAGTGA
- a CDS encoding DUF2059 domain-containing protein yields the protein MKRPLLLLLLSVSAVFAQAEPSAEALNAAKELTKALGLEKQHEAGLATMTPMIENLAKRLQLDEKDANALREAYKEWFTKDLDQTKLREEVTKLYAQTFTVGELKELNAFYVSPIGQKTVKAMPEIMQKSAMLGMQEAQSKQALLQARLQPFIEKASAKQQPAPGQGPAPFPAPAPGQ from the coding sequence ATGAAACGCCCGCTTCTGCTGCTGTTGCTTTCCGTCTCCGCTGTTTTCGCCCAGGCGGAACCCTCCGCGGAAGCCCTCAATGCCGCCAAGGAACTCACCAAGGCACTCGGTCTGGAAAAGCAGCACGAAGCCGGTCTGGCCACCATGACGCCCATGATCGAGAACCTGGCGAAGCGGCTCCAGCTCGATGAAAAGGATGCCAACGCCCTCCGGGAAGCCTACAAGGAGTGGTTCACCAAGGATCTGGACCAGACAAAGCTGCGCGAAGAGGTGACGAAGCTCTACGCCCAGACATTTACGGTCGGGGAGCTGAAGGAACTCAATGCCTTCTACGTTTCTCCGATTGGCCAGAAGACGGTCAAGGCCATGCCGGAGATCATGCAGAAGTCCGCCATGCTGGGCATGCAGGAAGCCCAGAGCAAGCAGGCGCTCCTTCAGGCCCGTCTCCAGCCGTTCATCGAGAAAGCCAGCGCCAAACAGCAGCCGGCTCCCGGACAAGGGCCGGCTCCGTTCCCGGCACCGGCCCCCGGCCAATGA
- a CDS encoding outer membrane lipoprotein-sorting protein has product MNFKIAFASTVALVAPAAFAQNAQQILEGARVSATLTQVEEGLTGKLNGKTPIVLFLRGENIQFQFNEGNDWQKFHMRLADKSYDLFELKDEKTFKFPDEKITQPIAGTDLTYEDLALRFFYWPNPTLEGQEEIGGRPAYKLRVNKPKGTTGRYDTVYIWVDAKFGAFMQIRGFSNSKLLKEFKVEDVMEIGGGVWTLRKMQVSSYDGDAGKERRTSVTTVTFDKPKNAGPKGLRK; this is encoded by the coding sequence ATGAATTTCAAAATCGCCTTCGCATCAACCGTCGCCCTTGTCGCTCCCGCGGCGTTCGCCCAGAATGCCCAGCAGATCCTGGAGGGAGCGCGTGTTTCCGCCACACTGACCCAGGTGGAGGAAGGATTGACGGGAAAGCTCAATGGGAAAACCCCCATTGTCCTCTTCCTCCGCGGAGAGAACATCCAGTTCCAATTCAATGAGGGCAATGATTGGCAGAAGTTCCACATGCGTCTCGCTGACAAGTCTTATGACTTGTTCGAACTGAAGGATGAAAAAACCTTCAAATTCCCTGACGAGAAGATCACCCAGCCCATCGCTGGCACGGATCTGACCTATGAGGACCTGGCGCTGAGATTCTTCTACTGGCCGAACCCGACGCTGGAGGGCCAGGAAGAGATCGGCGGGCGCCCCGCCTACAAGCTGCGCGTGAACAAGCCGAAGGGCACCACGGGCCGCTATGACACGGTCTACATCTGGGTGGACGCCAAATTCGGCGCGTTCATGCAGATCCGCGGCTTCAGCAACAGCAAGCTCCTGAAGGAGTTCAAAGTGGAGGACGTGATGGAGATCGGCGGAGGCGTATGGACGCTGAGGAAGATGCAGGTCTCCAGCTATGACGGGGACGCCGGCAAGGAACGGCGCACGTCCGTCACCACGGTGACGTTCGACAAGCCAAAAAATGCCGGTCCGAAAGGCCTCAGGAAGTGA
- the hemB gene encoding porphobilinogen synthase, whose protein sequence is MNLPIRPRRNRRTPAIRSLVRETVLSPSDFILPVFFHEDADDTPIASMPGCTRWSLDGLVREAGESLAAGVPAVVLFPKIGEDLKSSTADECHNDDGLVPRAIRALKAAHPSLCVITDVALDPYNSDGHDGIVRRNERGELEILNDETVEVLCQQALCHARAGADIVSPSDMMDGRVAAIRAALDAEGFADVAIMSYTAKYASAFYGPFRGALDSAPKEGDKKTYQMDPANAREAIREAGMDEMEGADILMVKPAGPYLDIISRVRDASTLPVAAYQVSGEYLMLKSACAAGWLDERNVVLESLTGIKRAGADMILTYFAKQAALWLGEK, encoded by the coding sequence ATGAACCTTCCCATCCGTCCCCGCCGCAACCGCCGCACACCCGCCATCCGCTCACTGGTCCGCGAGACGGTCCTGTCACCGTCGGACTTCATCCTGCCGGTATTCTTCCACGAGGATGCGGACGATACGCCCATCGCATCCATGCCTGGCTGCACCCGCTGGTCGCTTGATGGTCTGGTCCGGGAAGCCGGGGAGTCCTTGGCCGCAGGGGTGCCTGCGGTGGTGCTTTTTCCGAAGATCGGGGAGGACCTGAAGTCTTCCACGGCGGACGAATGCCACAACGACGATGGTCTCGTCCCCCGGGCGATCCGTGCGCTGAAGGCCGCCCATCCATCGCTGTGCGTCATCACCGACGTGGCTCTGGATCCCTACAACAGCGACGGCCACGATGGCATCGTGCGCAGGAATGAAAGGGGAGAGCTGGAGATCCTCAATGATGAGACCGTGGAGGTGCTCTGCCAACAGGCTCTCTGCCACGCACGGGCCGGAGCGGACATCGTCTCGCCATCCGACATGATGGATGGCCGGGTCGCCGCGATCCGCGCCGCGCTCGATGCGGAGGGCTTCGCCGATGTCGCGATCATGAGCTACACGGCGAAATATGCTTCCGCCTTCTACGGACCGTTCCGTGGCGCGCTCGATTCCGCGCCGAAGGAAGGGGACAAGAAAACCTACCAGATGGATCCCGCCAATGCCCGGGAGGCGATCCGTGAGGCGGGGATGGATGAGATGGAAGGGGCTGACATCCTGATGGTGAAGCCAGCCGGACCCTACCTCGACATCATTTCCCGGGTCCGGGACGCCTCCACCCTGCCGGTGGCGGCCTACCAGGTCAGCGGGGAATACCTGATGCTCAAGAGCGCCTGCGCCGCCGGTTGGCTGGACGAGCGGAACGTCGTCCTGGAATCCCTTACCGGCATCAAACGGGCGGGGGCGGACATGATCCTCACCTATTTCGCCAAACAAGCGGCGCTCTGGCTCGGGGAAAAGTGA